CGACGTGCAGCGCGAGGCCGCTCTCGTCGGCGCGGGCGAGCAGGAGCAGGTCGGCAACCATCTGCTGCAGGCGCAGCGCGTCGGGGAGCATGACCGATCCGACGGTGTCGGCGTCGATCGGCTGGCCCTTCTCGTTGGCCAGATCGAGGAGTCCGACGATCGTCGTCAACGGGCTGTTGAGTTCGTGTGAGGCGTCGTTGACGAAACGGACCTGCCGCGTGCGCGCGTCTTCGATACGCGTCAGCATGCGGTTCATCGTCACCGCCAGCGTGGAGATCTCGTCACCGGTCGCCGGCACCGGGACGCGCCGGCTCAGGTCGCCGCCGGAAATCTCGTCGACGCGGCGGCGCAGCTCGTCGACGGGGGCCAGTGCCCGTCCGACGAAGTAGTGGGTCAGCACCGCCATGCCGATCACGATCAGCGGGAAGAGGATGCAGCACAGCACGGCCACCAGCACGACGAGGTGGTTGATCGGCTCCTCGGCGGCCCCCACAGCGATGGTGAGGTGCCCGTGGCGCCCGTCGATTCCCTTGGCGCTGGTGCGGAACTCCACGTCGTCGGCGCTCGCGTGGGCGCCGTGGATGACTCGGACCTGCCCGGCCGGGACCGGGGTGCTCAGCGGCCGGGAGAACTCCGGATTGTTGACCCGCAGGACCCGCCCGTGGGAGTCGAGGATTTGGATCACGTCCACGTTGCGCGTCGGCGTCAGCAAGGCGTGGTCGATCCCGTCGATCCCCTCCGACGGGAGCGCAGTGGCGATCTGCTCGGCGCGCGACTGGGTGGCCGAATCGGCGTTGCGCAGCAGGATGTGGCGCAGCGTGAACACCATCGCGACGGCGGCGACCGCCAGCGCCACGGTCACCAGCGCGGTCGCGAGCAGCGTCAGACGTGCGCGCACCGGCCGCAGCCGGTTCAGCACCGGCCGCGACCGCACGCGGATCCGCTCGCCGCTCGCCATTCTCACGACGGTAGTGCGCGCGCGTCGTTCTCGATGCGATCCACCCTCGTCACGGTCAGGAAACCGACCAGCGCGACGATCACCAGCAGGAACACGATGTTGACGATCGACGAGTTCCAGCCCAGACCGCCGTTGGCCCTCGGCTGGGTCAGTAGGTCGCCCATCGAGGCGCCGAGCGGGCGGGTGACGATGTAGGCCGCCCAGAACGCGAACACCGAGTTCAGCTTGAATCCGAGATGGGCGACGGTGATGACGGCGATGATCACCGCGAACATGAGGAGCGACTTCGGGTAACCCAAGGCCATCTTCTCGCCGATGAGGTCGCCGGCAGCGGTGCCGAGCGCGAAGGTCACCAGCACGGCGAGCCAATAGAACATTTCACGGCGAGGGGTGCGGATCGAGTGGATCGACAGGGTTCCCTCGACCCGGTACCAGGCGGCGAACACCACCACGAGTGCCACGGCGAACACGGCCGTCGACACCTCGAGCGGGATGTGCAGCGCGTCGGTCATGTTGTCGGTGATCAACGTGCCGGTCACGCTGATCACCAGGACGGCGGCCCAGTACACCGCCGGGACATAGCGGTCGACGCGGAACTGGACGGCGAGGATCACCGCCAGCAGGATGACTGTCACGACCGTCGTCCACTGCAGGCCGAAGCCCAGGTTCATGTTCAGGTAGTCCGCCGCGGTTTCGCCGACGGTCGTCGCGAGGATCTTGATGATCCAGAAATAGATCGTGACCTCGGGAACCTTGCTCAGCAGATACTTCGTCGGCGACTGGCTCCCTCGCATCCGGGGTGTCAGCTTGTCGTTCATGGGCCTGTCGTTCATGGGCGGAGTCCTTTCACGGGGAAACGGTTGGCGATGCGGTTCAGGAGGTAGGTCGCGATCGGTGGGATCAGCAGGGCGGCCGAGGTGCCCAGCAATGCGCCGCCGACGACGTCGCTGGACCAGTGCACGCCCAGATACAGCCGGGTCCAGGCGCAGACGACGATCACGGCGGCCGCGACAAGGGCGGCCAGCCCGTGCCAGAGGCGCGGGAGTCCGGCGCCCGCCACCAGCAGCAGGGCCACGACGAGCGCGGTGGTGCCGCCGACGTGGCCGGACGGGAAGGAGTAGGTCGCCTCCGGGGTGCCCACCTGCAGGACCTCGGGCGGTCGCGGCCGCGACACGGCGACCTTGACGACGGTGCCCGCGGCGGCCGCCGCCGCGGCGGCTGCCAGCACCGGCAGTGCGCGCCCGAGGTGGCGGTCACGCATAACGAGCGCGACGACGATCAGCGCGGTCCACCCGCACATCGCCGCGGGACTGAACAGTCGGCTCAGACCGTCGACGACGGTGGTCAGCCCCGGGGTGCGGGTGGCGATCAGCTCGCGCAGGATCACCGCGTCGACGCCCAGCGGCCCGGGATGGACCAGGAATACTGCGGCACCGATCAGGACCAGGCCGAACAGGACGAGGCCCAGTGCCAGGTGGCCGGTCGCGGGCCGGCCGACGACGAGGGAGCCGGGGGATGGGCGGTCCGGCGTCACCGTGCTGCCCGCTCGTCGCGGCGGATGGTGTCGGGGTCGTCGGGATCATCGGGGACGGGAGGCGGCGCGGGGAAGGGCGAGTCGATCCGCGGGCGGCGATAGCCGACGAGGATGCCGACGACGAGGATCGCCAGCAGCGCGGCCGAGGTTCCCCACGTCCCCAGGCCCAGGCCGCCCTTGGCCACCGGCTTGGAGAGCAGGTCGCCGACCGTGGCGCCGAGCGGCCGGGTCAGGATGAACGCCAGCCAGAAGAGCAGCACCCCGGAGATGTTGGTGAAGTAATGCGCGGCGAGCAGCGCGGCCATCGTAGCGGCGATGATCGCGGCGCTGCCGCCGTAGCCGAGGCCGGAACTGTCCGACAGGTAGTCGCCGAATGAGGTGCCCAGCGTGTTGGACAGCAGGATCGCCGCCCAGTACAGCGCCTCGCCGCGCAGCGTCGTGATGTTGGAGACGTCGAAGGTCTCCCCGCTGAACCGCCAGATCACGAACACGACGACCAGCAGCGACACGAGCAGCGCCGCTCCCGCCCCGTAGCCGAGCCCGCCGTCGGTGGAGGTACCCGATCCGGGCCCGCGGTTGATGAGGTCGGAGATGGTGGTGCCCGCGGTGCTGGTCGCGGCGATGACCGTCCAGTACAGCGCCGGGTGGAAGCTCTTGGCCTTCAACTGCACGGCGAGGCTGACGACGAAAATGCCGAGGAAGAGCAGCGATGCCGCGGCGTACCCCAGCTTCAGCGTCTGTGCGAGTAGATCGCCGCCGGTTTCACCCAGCGTGGTGGCGGCGATCTTGAGCACCCAGAACAGCACCGTGACCTGGGGCAGTTTGTAGCGCGACGCGCTGTGGCGCATGACTCTCCTCTTGCGTTCTCCGACTGACGCGTCGACGGTAGGAGTGGAGCGCTTAAGGACCGCTGAGTCTGATTCGGCGGCGCCCTATAGTCGAAGAATTGCCAGAGTCGACGGGAGCCGACCGAAGCCGTCGACCGAAACGAGGAGTCCCATGTCGAAGCCGCTGCCAGCCGAATTCCCCGCCCTCGTCGCCACCGATGTCGACGGTGAGATCAGGCTCAACAGCCAGACCCTCACGCCGGCCGATCTGCCTGCCGGGGAGGTGACCATCGCCGTCGAATACTCCGGCGTCAACTACAAGGACGCGCTGGCGGTGACCCCGCGCGGCGGTGTGGTCCGCAACTATCCGATCGTCCCGGGCATCGATCTCGCCGGCACGGTCGTCTCCTCCGACGACGACGCCTTCGCCCCCGGTGACGCGGTCGTCGCCCACGGCGGGCCGATCGGCACCGACGCCCACGGCGGCTACGCGGCATTCGCGCGGGTACCCGCGACGCAGGTCGTGAAGCTCGTCGGGCTGTCCACCCGGGAGGCCGCCGGAATCGGCACCGCCGGGTTCACGTCGGCGGAAAGCGTTGCTGCGCTGCTGGACCACGGGGTGACGGCCGCCGACGGGCCG
This genomic interval from Gordonia sp. X0973 contains the following:
- a CDS encoding cell wall metabolism sensor histidine kinase WalK gives rise to the protein MASGERIRVRSRPVLNRLRPVRARLTLLATALVTVALAVAAVAMVFTLRHILLRNADSATQSRAEQIATALPSEGIDGIDHALLTPTRNVDVIQILDSHGRVLRVNNPEFSRPLSTPVPAGQVRVIHGAHASADDVEFRTSAKGIDGRHGHLTIAVGAAEEPINHLVVLVAVLCCILFPLIVIGMAVLTHYFVGRALAPVDELRRRVDEISGGDLSRRVPVPATGDEISTLAVTMNRMLTRIEDARTRQVRFVNDASHELNSPLTTIVGLLDLANEKGQPIDADTVGSVMLPDALRLQQMVADLLLLARADESGLALHVAETDLDDIVGAEVARVTALTDLVVDAHLRPARVSVDGEKVARALRNIVDNAVRHAVTRIAVEMAVDDESVTVTVADDGPGIPDADKARVLERFVRLDQARGRRTGGSGLGLAIVSEIVTAHDGEVIVGDASGGSDGAGGSGHGAAVGFRLPLVIGDLSRRVRAGSRRRAPSRSPCD
- a CDS encoding phosphatase PAP2 family protein, with product MTPDRPSPGSLVVGRPATGHLALGLVLFGLVLIGAAVFLVHPGPLGVDAVILRELIATRTPGLTTVVDGLSRLFSPAAMCGWTALIVVALVMRDRHLGRALPVLAAAAAAAAAGTVVKVAVSRPRPPEVLQVGTPEATYSFPSGHVGGTTALVVALLLVAGAGLPRLWHGLAALVAAAVIVVCAWTRLYLGVHWSSDVVGGALLGTSAALLIPPIATYLLNRIANRFPVKGLRP